The Alcaligenes aquatilis genome contains the following window.
ATTCTGACTGGTATGGGCAAGGATGGCGCGCAAGGTTTGCTGGCCATGAAACAGGCCGGTGCTATGACGTTTGCCCAGGACGAGGCCACCAGCGTGGTCTTTGGCATGCCGCGTGAAGCCTTGCAAATTGGCGCGACCGACATAGCGTTGCCCTTGGGGCAGATTAGCGAACGAATTCTGGCCAGTGTGGGGGCTTTTGGGCACCGTGTATAAACGGTCCTGAACGCACTGGCATGCTACTCATTTGGAGAATGTAAATGGTACAAAAAAATATAAAAATTCTCGTCGTCGATGACTTTCCCACCATGCGCCGGATTATCAAGAACCTGCTCAAGGATCTGGGGTACGAGAATGTAGACGAAGCAGAAGATGGTCAGATGGGCTTGGAAAAATTGCGTAATGGCAATTTTGAGTTTGTAGTCTCTGACTGGAACATGCCGAATCTGGACGGGCTGGAGATGCTCAAGCAGATTCGTGCCGATGCCAGCCTGTCTTCTTTGCCGGTGCTGATGGTGACGGCCGAGGCCAAAAAAGAGAACATTATTGCCGCCGCTCAGGCGGGCGCCAATGGCTACGTCGTCAAGCCCTTTACCGCCGCAACGCTGGAAGAGAAGCTGAACAAGATCTTCGAGAAAATGGCCGGTTAATACGGAGTACGTCATGGATCCACAGCAAACATCGAATCATCCCGACCCCCAGAGCGTACCGGTTGATCTGGTTTACCGCATCGCCAACCTGACCCGTCTGTTGCGGGAAAGCATGCGCGAATTGGGTCTGGATCAGGCCATTAAAGATGCCGCGCACGCGATTCCGGATGCCCGCGATCGTCTGCACTATGTGGCTCGCATGACTGAGCAGGCCGCCAACCGGGTGCTCAATGCAGCCGAGCAAGTGCGTCCTTTGCAAGAGTCCCTGCAGGCAGACGCCCAGGCGCTGGATGCCGAATGGGACCAATGGTTTGAACAGCCCCTGGACCAGGATCAGGCTCGCGAACTGGTCAAGCGCACTCGTGGCTTTTTGCGCGATGTGCCTGTCAAGGCCCAGCAGACGCAGGACAATCTGCTGGAAATCATCATGGCTCAGGATTTTCAGGATCTGACCGGTCAGGTGATCACGCGCATGCTCGGTGTGGTCGGTACGATTGAAACCGAACTGGTTCAGGTGCTGGTCGATAACGTTCCTACAGAAAAACGTGAAGAAACTCATAGCCTTATCAATGGTCCGGTGGTCTCGCCCGTAGCCTCGGAAGTGGTCA
Protein-coding sequences here:
- the cheY gene encoding chemotaxis response regulator CheY, with product MVQKNIKILVVDDFPTMRRIIKNLLKDLGYENVDEAEDGQMGLEKLRNGNFEFVVSDWNMPNLDGLEMLKQIRADASLSSLPVLMVTAEAKKENIIAAAQAGANGYVVKPFTAATLEEKLNKIFEKMAG
- the cheZ gene encoding protein phosphatase CheZ — its product is MDPQQTSNHPDPQSVPVDLVYRIANLTRLLRESMRELGLDQAIKDAAHAIPDARDRLHYVARMTEQAANRVLNAAEQVRPLQESLQADAQALDAEWDQWFEQPLDQDQARELVKRTRGFLRDVPVKAQQTQDNLLEIIMAQDFQDLTGQVITRMLGVVGTIETELVQVLVDNVPTEKREETHSLINGPVVSPVASEVVTSQDQVDDLLANLGF